The segment GATACGGACCTGGGACAGGGCGGCGTCAATGTCTCCGGCGGCCAGAAGCAGAGACTCTGTATCGCCAGGACGCTTTTAAAGCATCCGAAGGTATTGATTTTTGACGACTCCACCAGCGCCGTGGACACGGCCACAGACGCAAAAATACGGGCAGAGCTTGCAAAGCTTTCCGATATGACAAAGATTATCATCGCACAGAGGATCACTTCCGTCATGGATGCGGATCAGATTGTGATTCTGGAGGATGGAAAAATCCACGCAGTGGGAACCCACAGGGAGCTTTTGGAGAAGGATCCGATCTATCAGGAGCTCTACTATTCCCAGCAGAAAGGAGCAGAGAAAGATGGCGAGACAGTTTAACGGAAAGAGACCGAAAAACCTGAAAAAGACCTTTTTAAAGCTCCTGGGCTATATGGGAAATCATAAGTTCCTTCTGCTTCTGGTGGCTGTGCTCGTGTCGATCAGTGCCTCGGCGGGCCTTATTGGAACCTATATGCTTAAGCCGATTGTAAATAATTACATAGTGCCCGGCGACTTAGACGGCCTTGTAAAGGCTGTGATGTTCACGGCGGCAGTGTACCTTTGCGGAGTCCTGGCGGCCTACGGCTATACCCAGACCATGGTGGTGGCGGCCCAGAAGATTATCTTTGAGATCCGCCGGGATCTGTTCGGCCACGTGCAGAAGCTCCCACTGAAATACTTTGACACCAGAACGCACGGGGATATCATGAGCCGTTTTACCAATGATGTGGACACTATCTCAGACGCCCTGAACAACAGCTTTGCCATGATCATCCAGAGCTTTATCCAGATTGTGGGAACTCTGACCCTGATTTTTGTGCTGAACTGGAGGCTGTCCCTGATTGTGTTTGTCTGCTACATTCTGATGTTCTCCTATATCAGATACAGCGGAAAGAAGAGCAAGTATTATTTTAACTTCCAGCAGAAGTATCTGGGAGATTTAAACGGCTTTGTGGAGGAGCGGACAGCAGGGCAGAAGGTGGTGAAGGTGTTCAACCACGAGGAGGCCAGCATCGAGGAGTTCCGAAGAAAAAACAGGAATCTTCAGGAGGCGGCCACGAACGCCCTCACCTATTCCGGAAGCATGGTTCCTGTCATTGTCAGCATTTCCTATGTGAATTTTGCCATTGTAGCCATGGTGGGAGGCTATATGGTCCTGCGGGGCTGGACGGATGTGGGAAGTCTGAGCAGCTACCTGGTCTTTGTGCGCCAGACAGCCATGCCCCTGAACCAGTTTACCCTGCAGTCTAACTTCATGCTGGCCGCCCTGGCAGGAGCGGAGCGGATTTTCGAGACAATGGACGAGGAGCCGGAAACAGATGAGGGAACCGTAACCCTGGTAAACAGGAAGGATAACCCGGACGGCAGCATGGAGGAGTCAGAAACGCGCACAGGACTCTGGGCCTGGAAGGAGAAGACAGAGGATGGAGGGGAGAGGCTTATTCCCCTCCGGGGAGATGTGCGGTTCGACCATGTGGACTTTGGGTATGAGCCGGGGCACCCGATTCTAAAGCAGATAAGCCTTTATGCAAAGCCGGGGCAGAAGATTGCCTTTGTCGGCTCCACAGGAGCCGGAAAGACTACGATCACAAACCTGATCAACCGGTTTTACGACATTGACAGAGGCAGCCTTACCTATGACGGAATCGACGTCAGGAGAATCAAAAAGGATGATCTGCGGCGTTCTCTCGGAATTGTTCTACAGGATACGCATCTGTTTACAGGAACCATTGCCGACAACATCCGGTACGGAAGGCTGGATGCCACTGACGAGGAGGTTGTGGAGGCGGCAAAGCTGGCCAATGCAGACTCCTTTATCAGGAGGCTCCCCAAGGGATATGACACGATGGTTACCGCAGACGGAGGCAATCTGTCTCAGGGGCAGAGACAGCTCTTGGCCATTGCCAGGGCCGCTGTGGCAGATCCGCCTGTCCTGATTCTCGACGAGGCAACCAGCTCCATCGACACGAGAACTGAGAGTCTGATCGAAAAGGGAATGGATCGGCTGATGGAGGGAAGAACCGTGTTTGTGATTGCCCACAGGCTTTCCACTGTCCGAAACTCTAATGCCATCATGGTGCTGGAACAGGGGCAGATTATCGAGCGGGGAGACCACGAGGATCTGCTTCGCCAGAAGGGAGAGTATTACCAGCTCTATACGGGAATGTTTGAGTTAAGCTGACATTGGGTTAAGCTGACAAAAAGGGGAAAGCCAAAAGGGATTGCCCTGCATACAGGGACAGAGAAATCTCATTATAAAAAGCCATGCTCCGCCAGGGGGAGGAAAAGCACTTGAAAAGCCGCCGGTGCATAAGATAGATTAACGTGACCTAGAGGCGGCTTTTTTTGAAAACTTTTCCAAAACCACTGACAGCAGAAGAAGAGCGGGAATACCTGAAGCGTTGCAGGGAGGGCGATGAGGAAGCAAAAGCCGTTCTGATAGAAAGAAACCTGAGGCTTGTGGCCCACGTAATAAAGAAATACCAGTATACAGACTATGAAACGGAGGATCTTCTCTCAGTTGGAACCATTGGACTTATTAAAGCGGTAAATACCTTTAAGGCAGAAAAAGGCTCCAGGCTTGCAACTTATGCGGCCAAATGTGTCGAAAATGAGATTCTGATGCTGTTCCGGGCGGGGAAAAAGAGGGCCAGGGATGTGTCGCTCTACGATTCCATAGGCGTAGACAAGGACGGAGAAACGGTGAGCCTGATGGATGTGCTGGAGGCAGAGGAGACGCAGGTTCTCGATACCATAATCATGGAGCAGGATGTGAGAGAACTCTATGAGGCTTATGCAAAATGCCTGAAGGACATGGAGAAAAAGGTAGTCTGCATGCGGTACGGGCTCTTTGGCACAAAGGAGCACACGCAGAGGGAGATTGCAGCTGTGCTGGGAATATCGCGATCCTATGTAAGCAGGATAGAAAAAAAGGCGATTGAAAAGCTGAGGGAGGCGTTTTAGGCCTCCCTCAGCTGCGGTAACGGCGGCAGAAGTTAATCATCGTATCTGTCATCATCGTCATCGTCGTCATATCTGTCATCGTCGTACCTGTCGTCGTCATCGTCATATCTGTCGTCGTCGTACCTGTCGTCATCATCATATCTGTCGTCATCGTACCTATCGTCGTCGTCCCACTCTCCGTCGTGGTTCACCCAGTAGCCGTCCGGCGTATAGGCGTTTGTAAGAAGGGAACCGTCTGAATTCAGGTAGTACCAGTCATCATCAAGATGAATCCAACCTGTTTTCATGTATCCGGCCGCGTCGAAATAATACCACTTCTGGTCGATCAGCTTCCATCCGTCTTTTGCATAGTCGTCATAATCATCGTCGTCATCGTCGTCGTCGATCTCATACCACCATCCGGTGGAATCCTGATGCCATTCATCGGCCTGGGAGAGAACTGGCATGCAGAGACTGATGGTCATGGCAGTGCCAAGAACAAATAAAAGTTTTTTCCTCATAGGCTCCTCCTTTTCATTATTCTGCCAGAAACTTTCTGTACGTTCATTTTACCATAAATTCAGGAAATAAAAAGTAAAATTTAGGTAAAAATGCTGATAAAAACGGGCTTGGCGCCTGGGAGAACGCTGTTGACAATCGTCAGGAAAGGTGGTAAGATAATAAATAGTTAGTAATGACTAACCAATAAAATATGGATATAATGAAGCTAACAGACAATCTGATAAAAAGGAGGGCTTTTCTATGTCGTTAATCGGAAGGGAAATCAGCGAATTCAGAGTGCAGTCCTATGGGGGCGGAGCCTTCAGGGAGGTGACGAAAGCGGATGTGCTGGGAAGGTGGAGCATATTCTTTTTCTACCCGGCAGATTTTACTTTTGTCTGCCCCACAGAGCTGGGGGATCTGGCCGACAAATACGAGGAATTTCAGAAGCTGAACTGCGAAATCTACAGTGTGTCCTGTGACACCCATTATGTTCACAAAGCATGGCATGACGCTTCCCAGACAATCCAGAAGATTCAGTATCCCATGCTGGCAGATCCCACGGGGGCGCTTGCCAGAGCCTTTGATGTGATGATTGAAGAGGAAGGGGTGGCAGAGAGAGGCAGCTTTATTGTAAATCCCGAGGGAAAAATCGTGGCCTATGAGGTTATTGCCGGAAATGTAGGCAGAAATGCAGAGGAACTGCTCAGAAGGCTCCAGGCCTCCCAGTTTGTGTATGAGCATGGCGATGAAGTCTGCCCCGCTAAATGGCAGCCGGGAGAGGAAACCCTCAAGCCAAGCCTTGATCTGGTGGGACTGCTCTAAGGGCAGGCCGCTTTCCTGCCTCTGCCGTGCCATGGAGAGGAGCAGGCGGGCGGAAAAGGCAGGGTCTGTTCAGAGAAAAAACGAGAGATAATGGCAGCTGCAGGACATAAACAGTAAAGAAATCTGTTTAAAAGGAATGAAACAGGGACAGTTGCGGGACACTGATAAGGACGCGGCAGAAGGCTGCGGGAAAGGACGTGAAAGCTATGGATTATTTGGAGATTGAGAAGGTAATCGGCCGGGAAATTATTGATTCCAGAGGAAATCCTACCGTGGAGGCTGAGGTATTTCTGGCAGACGGCACAAGCGCCAGAGGAGCTGCGCCCAGCGGAGCATCGACAGGAGAGTTTGAGGCCCTGGAACTGCGCGACAAGGATAAAAGCCGCTTCGGAGGAAAGGGCGTTTTAAAGGCAGTGGAAAATATTAATACAGAGATCAATGAGATTCTCTGCGGTATGGACGCTTCCGATATTTATGGGATTGACAGGGCCATGATCGAGGCAGACGGCACAAAAGACAAGTCAAGGCTTGGCGCCAATGCCATCCTGGCAGTATCCATCGCCTGCGCAAGAGCGGCGGCTACTTCCCAGGGCATTCCCCTGTACCGCTTTCTCGGAGGCGTAAACGGAAACAGACTTCCGGTTCCGATGATGAATATATTAAATGGAGGAGCCCATGCGGCAAACACAGTGGATGTACAGGAGTTCATGATCATGCCGGCAGGGGCATCCAGCTTCAGAGAGGGACTGCGCTGGTGCACAGAAGTATTTCATGCCCTTCAGGCTCTCTTAAAGGAGAAAGGCCTGGCAACCTCCGTGGGAGATGAGGGCGGCTTCGCTCCGGATCTGGCAAGCGACGAGGAGGCCATCGAGTATATTCTTGAAGCAGTGAGAAGAGCCGGATATGAACCGGGAAAGGATTTTGTGCTGGCCATGGATGCAGCCTCCAGCGAGTGGAAGGGAGAGCGCAAGGGAGAGTATATACTCCCGAAATGCGGCAGAAAGTTCACATCCGCCGAGCTTGTAGATCACTGGAAGAGACTGGCAGAAAAATATCCCATTTACTCCATTGAGGACGGCCTTGACGAGGAGGACTGGGAAGGCTGGCAGATGATGACAAAGGAGCTGGGCGGAAAGATTCAGCTTGTGGGCGATGATCTGTTTGTGACAAATACAGAGCGTCTGAGAAGGGGAATTTCTCTCGGATGCGGAAATTCCATTCTGATTAAGCTGAATCAGATAGGCTCTGTATCAGAGACGCTGGAGGCAATTAAGATGGCCCACAGAGCGGGATATACAGCTATTTCATCACACCGCTCAGGAGAAACAGAGGATACCACAATCGCCGATCTGGCTGTCGCTCTGAACACCTGCCAGATTAAGACGGGAGCACCCAGCAGAAGCGAGCGGGTGGCCAAGTACAACCAGCTTTTAAGAATTGAGGAGGAGCTGGGAGCGGGCGCGTGCTATCCGGGATTTGAAGCATTTCATATCAGAAGATAGCAGCAGAAAAGAGAGGTAAAAGAAGACAGAGGCTCAGCACAGGGCCAGACAGAG is part of the Clostridium sp. M62/1 genome and harbors:
- the eno gene encoding phosphopyruvate hydratase — its product is MDYLEIEKVIGREIIDSRGNPTVEAEVFLADGTSARGAAPSGASTGEFEALELRDKDKSRFGGKGVLKAVENINTEINEILCGMDASDIYGIDRAMIEADGTKDKSRLGANAILAVSIACARAAATSQGIPLYRFLGGVNGNRLPVPMMNILNGGAHAANTVDVQEFMIMPAGASSFREGLRWCTEVFHALQALLKEKGLATSVGDEGGFAPDLASDEEAIEYILEAVRRAGYEPGKDFVLAMDAASSEWKGERKGEYILPKCGRKFTSAELVDHWKRLAEKYPIYSIEDGLDEEDWEGWQMMTKELGGKIQLVGDDLFVTNTERLRRGISLGCGNSILIKLNQIGSVSETLEAIKMAHRAGYTAISSHRSGETEDTTIADLAVALNTCQIKTGAPSRSERVAKYNQLLRIEEELGAGACYPGFEAFHIRR
- a CDS encoding ABC transporter ATP-binding protein, which translates into the protein MARQFNGKRPKNLKKTFLKLLGYMGNHKFLLLLVAVLVSISASAGLIGTYMLKPIVNNYIVPGDLDGLVKAVMFTAAVYLCGVLAAYGYTQTMVVAAQKIIFEIRRDLFGHVQKLPLKYFDTRTHGDIMSRFTNDVDTISDALNNSFAMIIQSFIQIVGTLTLIFVLNWRLSLIVFVCYILMFSYIRYSGKKSKYYFNFQQKYLGDLNGFVEERTAGQKVVKVFNHEEASIEEFRRKNRNLQEAATNALTYSGSMVPVIVSISYVNFAIVAMVGGYMVLRGWTDVGSLSSYLVFVRQTAMPLNQFTLQSNFMLAALAGAERIFETMDEEPETDEGTVTLVNRKDNPDGSMEESETRTGLWAWKEKTEDGGERLIPLRGDVRFDHVDFGYEPGHPILKQISLYAKPGQKIAFVGSTGAGKTTITNLINRFYDIDRGSLTYDGIDVRRIKKDDLRRSLGIVLQDTHLFTGTIADNIRYGRLDATDEEVVEAAKLANADSFIRRLPKGYDTMVTADGGNLSQGQRQLLAIARAAVADPPVLILDEATSSIDTRTESLIEKGMDRLMEGRTVFVIAHRLSTVRNSNAIMVLEQGQIIERGDHEDLLRQKGEYYQLYTGMFELS
- the sigK gene encoding RNA polymerase sporulation sigma factor SigK, which encodes MKTFPKPLTAEEEREYLKRCREGDEEAKAVLIERNLRLVAHVIKKYQYTDYETEDLLSVGTIGLIKAVNTFKAEKGSRLATYAAKCVENEILMLFRAGKKRARDVSLYDSIGVDKDGETVSLMDVLEAEETQVLDTIIMEQDVRELYEAYAKCLKDMEKKVVCMRYGLFGTKEHTQREIAAVLGISRSYVSRIEKKAIEKLREAF
- the ahpC gene encoding alkyl hydroperoxide reductase subunit C, encoding MSLIGREISEFRVQSYGGGAFREVTKADVLGRWSIFFFYPADFTFVCPTELGDLADKYEEFQKLNCEIYSVSCDTHYVHKAWHDASQTIQKIQYPMLADPTGALARAFDVMIEEEGVAERGSFIVNPEGKIVAYEVIAGNVGRNAEELLRRLQASQFVYEHGDEVCPAKWQPGEETLKPSLDLVGLL